Genomic segment of Desulfobacterales bacterium:
TTCGGATCGTCTAAATTCCGGAGTTCGTAACGGACTCTCAGATCTCCCGAAAGTTCCAATCCATCAATTACCGTGTTCTTGAGTGTAACGGCAGCGGCCGGTTTAGACCCATCTTTCTCCTCGGCCTTTTTGTCCGCCTTTTCGCTTAGCATCGATTCCAGTTTATTGATATGCGCCTGCTGCGCTTGAATTTGGCTTTTCAACATTTCTAGCTGTCTTAAGATTTCTTCCTGATTTAAATCCGCAGCGCCGGATAATTTCGGAATTAAGAGGAGCACTCCCATTATGGTTGTAACCACAAGCGATACCATTGAGTCTTTCATTCATTTTCCTCCTTCGAGAGCACACAATTAGTTGTTCGTTAAAAACCGACCCTGATGTTTCGGCAACAGCTTTTGGGCGTATGATTGCCGGTGACCAAATAACAAATAAATTCCATGAAATGCCGATAGGAACGCATAGCGGTGAGCGGCTAACGGCAATTGGTATTTTTCGAGCAAATGCCATGCCACTGGGTAACAATAAAAAAAATAAAACAAATATAATATGATATGCTCAGTAAAGGCCATGATGCCCCATATCTGTTCATTCAGATTTTTTTCCAGGATGGCAAAAACTTCGACAATGCTGGGAAAATACAGTTTAGGACCGAATAAATTCTCGTGTAAGCCCACCTTTGAATCAAATGTCTTACTCTTTTTCAAGCGGAAATGTTAATTGTGCGCCGAACCATCCGATGATCGTTACCATGGGAAGAAGCGCCAGCAGAAGCAATAAATAGAGCACGCTTCGAAGTCCGTTAAATTCACAGAGGACCGTTGGATGCGTAATGCGCATAAAAAAAGCAATAAAGGCAACAACCAGCATGACTGAAGACAGCCGTTTTTTAATCATTACGGGCCGGGTCGGCTTTGACAGATAGTTCAGCCACCATGTGTAGAGGCCGGTCGAAATAGCCACTATCGTAAAGAGAATGCCGGCACCCAGGCAATGAAAGGCGGTGGTTTCAAACGAAGCCACGCCCGTAATCAGATACAAAATTGTAAAAACCGGGGCCGCCGTCATAAACACGATCGGAAAGTGCACCGTCATGGGGTGGGGGTGGCGCCTGAGAAAGGGGAACTTTCTCAGCAACCGGGAAAGCAAAGCCGGAATTTTGACGTCCTCATCGGTCGATGTGGGCCCGATAATACCGATCTGCGGGTAGCGAGCGAGCATTTCCTCGCCATGAGGCGCTGCCAGAATGTCCGCTGTCAGATCCCTGCCCGCGTGGTGGCGTTTCATGTGAAGCCCGTTTTTCCATAATTTGCTGTGGGTCACATCAAATACGCGCCCCTTATGGGCGATGTAAACCGGTTGGCCGTTTTGGCCGTCGCAGGTCGCTAATGCTTCGGGATGAAATGTCTTCATAATATCCTTATCCGTTTCCGGTGATTATATCATCAGCTTGATCAACACAATGCAAAGCATTGCCGATGGAAAATAACTGGCCTTATTAAAAAGCGCCATGGCGTCAACCATTCTCTTGGATTGCCCCAGTCGAACAGCGGGGAAAATCAGAAAATACCCTGCAGTTATTACGGCTGCGACAAGATAGGAAAATTCAAATGGCGCGTTGGAAAACAGAAACAAAACCGGCGTCATTATGACGGCACAAGAAAGCGCGGCCAGAATGATCTTAAGAGAGATATTCGAGCCGAACCTTACCGGGACGGTTTTGGCGTTCACGGCACGGTCTTCTTCAATATCGGTCAGGTCATTGGGGATATTTTGCCCGCCGATCTCCCAGAAAAACAATACGAGGATTAGACACACGAGGTATTCAAGGCCCGGCGATGGGTCCACGGCGAAAACCGCCGCAACGGCGCCGGAGGTTTTGACGCCGCCACTGATGATTACCCGGGAATGGCTGATTTTCAACAGCAGGCAATAAAGCGCCTCAAGCAGGCAACCAAGAACAAAAATAATAACGCAGACCGGGTTTAACAAAGCTGCGCCGATCAGTGCAACCACGCTCCAGCCTGCTGCCCAGACGACACCGTCCCGAAAACTGAGTAATCCTTGCGCCATGGGATGGCGGACCCATAATGCATCCAGATCCCCACCATGGCCGGGAAGGCCGGTTTGACGAATTTTTTCCCGGTCGATCCGGTAGTCCACCACATCATTTAAGGCATACACGGCCGTGTACCCGGCAAAGGTCGTTATCAGACCCAGTACCATGATGTGCCATGGGGGAAAAGCGCCTAACCACAACAATGCCGCAAAGGCGGGGGTTGCCATATCCAGCACGCCGTGGGACGTTCTGGAAAGCGCTAAGAAGAGTTTCAGCCGGGAAAAGTCGGCTCGTTCCGGGCGGGTGGATGATAGGTTCAACTGATGGTTTCCTTTGGCGATTTTCCGAACACCGAAGTGATCCCGTAGGTTAACTTGCTTGTTTTATATTGAAAGATCGGATACTTCATTTTTTTATCGACGTCAATCCATTTGATCGGCATTCTTGGGTTAACCGCTTATGGAATGTGCGTTTGCCAATCCGTTTGAAAAGGGGTAACGTGACACGGTTTGGATAATTGATGGTATACCCGAGAATGGTTGACGCAATACCTCGGCTAATTTATATAGGGAGCCGTAAAACGCGACATGATGAGCTGTTTTGTGAAAAGGCTCAAAATTGACGCGTTTTCACTGTGGCGACGGCCAAGGAAGCAACCGTTGGGAAGAAGGAATGGGCTGGAACTATCGGGCGCGGTTAAATTTTTTGAAAAGGGTGACACGATATGGTGATGGATTTTCACGGAACCACTATTTTGGCGGTTCGGCATAAGGGCAAAATGGTGGTGGCGGGGGATGGGCAGGTGACGCTTCAGAATAACATCATCAAGCACAATGCCCGAAAGGTCAGGCGGCTCTATAACGATAAAATCATCGTGGGGTTTGCCGGCGCCACGGCCGATGCGTTGAATCTGTTCGATAAGTTTGAAGCAAAGCTGGAACAGTATAACGGAAATCTGACCCGCAGCGCCGTTGAGTTGGCCCGCGAGTGGCGGATGGACAGATACCTTCGCAAACTGGAAGCCATGATGATCGCTGCGGATAACCAGACCATGTTTCTGATCTCGGGAAGCGGGGATATCATTGAACCGGATGAAGCGGTCATCGCCATCGGCTCCGGCGGTGTGGCGGCGCAGGCGGCGGCAACCGCACTGGTGCGGCATGCGGATTTAGAGGCCGTGCCCATTGTCAGGGAGGCCATGAAAATTGCCGCTTCTCTTTGCATATACACCAATGAGACATTAACCATTGAGGCCCTTGAGTAAAGGGAGACTGAGCGTGGAATATTTATTATGAGTCATCTTAAACCGGCAGAAATCGTCAGGGAGTTGGATAAATATATCATCGGCCAGGACAAGGCCAAACGCAGCGTTGCCATTGCCCTGCGGAATCGGTGGCGTCGGCAACAAGTGCCGCCCGAGCTCAGAGATGAAATCGCGCCTAAAAACATTATCCTCATTGGCCCCACGGGGGTTGGAAAGACCGAGATCGCCCGGCGCCTGTCCCGGTTGACGGATTCTCCCTTTATAAAGGTGGAAGCCTCGAAGTTTACCGAGGTGGGGTATGTGGGCCGGGACGTCGAGTCGATGATTCGCGATATGCTCGAGGTTACCCTCAATATGCTTAAAGTTCGCGAGCAGGAATCGGTGCGCGAAAAGGCCCAACAGATGGCGGAGGAGCGGTTGCTGGATCTGCTGTTGCCCAAAGCGCCTTCACCGCCGGCGTCCGAGTACGGGTCCGACGTTTTAATGTTTCCTGATAGCGTAGCGCCCGAGGTGGAAACGACCGGGGCGTCAACCCGCGAAAAGCTTCGCGCCATGCTTCGCGCCGGAAAGCTCGATGAGCGCTATGTGGATTTGGATGTGCCGGACCGAAGCATGCCGGTGGTGGAAATTTTTTCCAATGTGGGCATGGAGGAAATGGGAATCAATTTCAAGGACATGTTCGGCTCCCTGATGCCCAAGAACACGAAACGGCGAAAGGTCAAGGTCAAAGAGGCCATGAGCTTGCTCGTGCAGGAAGAGATTCAGGGGCTGATCGACATGGAGAAAGTGGTTAAACTGGCCATCGAAAAAGTCGAGCAATCCGGCATTGTGTTTCTGGATGAGATTGACAAGATCGTCAGCAAGGGCGGTGGGGGGCATGGCCCGGAGGTCTCCAGAGAGGGCGTGCAGCGGGATCTGCTACCCCTTGTGGAAGGAAGCACCGTTTCCACCAAATACGGACCGGTGAAAACCGATCATATCCTTTTTATTGCGTCGGGCGCGTTTCATGTGTGCAAGCCGTCGGATCTTATTCCCGAACTGCAGGGGCGCTTTCCCATTCGCGTGGAGCTAAAGAGCCTGGGAGCCGCTGAATTTGTTCGCATTCTAAAAGAACCGAAGAATGCGCTGCTGATCCAGTATCCTGAACTGTTAAAAACCGAAGGGGTCAGGGTGCGTTTTGAAGACGCGGCCGTGAACGACATTGCGCAAATAGCCGAAGAGGTAAACGCCAAAACCGAGAATATCGGCGCCAGGCGCCTGCACACCATTATGGAATGCCTGCTGGAGGATATTTTGTTCGATGCGCCGGACACGCCCAATACCGACATCTTGATCACCGCGGCGTTTGTGGCGGAAAAGCTCAAGGGCATCAAGGATAATGAAGACTTGAGCCGGTATATACTATAGGTGATAGCTCATAGCTGATAGCTCATAGCTAACAGCTACCAGCTAACAGCTACCAGCTACCAGCTATCAGCTACCAGCTATCAGCTACCAGCTATCAGCTATCAGCTATCAGCTATCAGCTATCAGCTATGAGCTATGAGCTGTATTTTCAAGGAGACAACCGATGACCCAAAGTGTGGCGGACATATTAATTGAGGCGCTTCCGCATATTCGCAGGCTTTCCGGAAAAACCGTCGTGATCAAATACGGTGGACACGCCATGGTGGATGAACAGCTGAAAATAGATTTTGCGAAGGATGTCGCTATGTTGAAATATGTCGGCGCCAATCCGGTCGTGGTGCACGGCGGGGGGCCTCAAATTTCACAGGTCATGGAGCGAATGGGGATTGAACCCAAATTCGTCCGAGGCATGCGAATGACCGACCGGGAAACCATGGATGTTGTGGAGATGGTGCTGGGGGGGCTGGTCAATCATGCCATTGTTTCCCGTGTGAATCAGGAGGGCGGGCAGGCGGTCGGACTCAGTGGAAAAGACGCAGGGTTAATCCAGGCCAAAAAACTTCGCATGGTGCATCGGGAAAGTGCCGATACGCCGCCGGAGATCATCGACCCAGGTCATGTGGGCGAAGTGGTCAGCATCAATTCGCGCCTGATCGAGACGCTTGCCGGTGAAGGGTTTATCCCCATCATCGCGCCGGTCGGAACCGGTGAGCACGGGGAATCCTACAATATCAACGCGGATGCCGTGGCCAGTCATGTGGCCATGGCGCTTTCGGCCATGAAATTGATTTTTTTAACGGATGTGGACGGGGTTCTGGACGGGGAACGAAAGCTTCTCAGCACGATTCCGCTGGGGGACGTTTCTCGCCTGATTGAAAATGGCACCATTTCCGGCGGTATGATCCCCAAGATCGAGTACGCCCGGGATGCGGTGGTAAACGGCGTCGGGAAAGTGCATATCATCAACGGCACCAAGCGGCACGCGGTGTTACTCGAGCTTTTGACTGAAAAAGGAATCGGAACGGAAGTGATACCATGAGCAAAGACATTATCAAACAGGCCGATACGGTAATCGCCAATACATACCAACGGATTCCCATCGTGATCGCGCGTGGAGAGGGGTGCACGCTTTGGGACACCGAGGGAAGGCAGTACCTCGATTTTGTTGCGGGCATCGCCGTGTGCAACCTGGGCCATGCCAATCCGAAAATTGCGGCGGCGGTTGCCGAACAGGCAAAAACGCTGCTTCATGTATCGAACCTTTATTATACGATGCCGCAAGTGGTGTTGGCCTCGTTATTAACCGAGAACAGTTTCGCCGACCGGGTCTTTTTTTGTAACAGCGGCGCGGAAGCCAATGAAGCGGCCATCAAACTTGCCAGAAAATACGCGTACGAAAAGGGTCAATCCGACCGGTTTCACATTATTGCCATGACCCGATCGTTTCATGGGCGGACCATGGCGACGTTATCCGCCACCGGGCAGGACAAGATCAAAAAGGGCTTTTCGCCGGTTCTGGAGGGGTTTGATTTTGTGCCGTTTAACGATATCGAGGTGTTGCGCGGAAAGATCAGCGAAAATACCTGCGCGGTGCTATTGGAGCCGATTCAGGGAGAAGGCGGCGTCCGGTGCCCGTCGCCCGGTTATTTGAGAGCTGTGCGCGAGTTGTGCGATGAGACCGGCACCCTGTTGATTTTTGATGAGATACAGACCGGGATGGGCAGAACCGGGACGCTTTTTGCCTATGAGCAGTTTGGGGTTACACCCGATATCATGACGCTGGCCAAAGCCCTTGCCAATGGATTTCCCATGGGTGCGATGCTGGCGCGCGAGTCGGTGGCGCAGGCCTTCGGGCCGGGCGCGCATGCCTCTACATTTGGTGGCACACCGGTGGTGGCGGCGGCGGCCGTTGAAGTGGTGAAGGCTATGACGGATAAAAGTTTCATGGCTGAGTGTATGGCCACGGGGGAGTATTTTAAGGCGCAACTTCTGGCGCTAAAGGCCAAGCACCCGATTGTCGCCGATGTGCGCGGCCGGGGGCTGCTGCTGGGCATGGAATTGAAAACCGAGGGCGCGCCCTTTGTGAAGGCATGCATGGAGCGGGGTTTTTTGATCAATTGTGTTCAGGAAAAGACGCTTCGATTTATTCCCCCGCTCATTGTCTCAAAAGCGCAGGTGGATGCATTGATTCATTGCCTGGATGAGTTGTTCGGTGCTTCAAATGAATAACCGCGGGGAGGCGGACAGGTTGAATTTAAATCACGGAAAGGTTGGGGCGCCGACCCAAATTTTGGCCGGACTTCTCGGCATGTTGATGCTGATTATCCTTGGATGTGGGGTAAAAGCCATGCCGGTAGCGCCGGGACAAACCCTACCGGCGCCGGTGCGTGATCTGACCGGCAAGATAACCGGTGACCAGGCGACGCTTTCCTGGACAATACCGGCGAAGGAAAAAAAGAATGCGTGGATACCGGCGGCGGTTGTGGTTTATCGGTCCAGGGTAGCCTTGAAGGACGGAGATTGCGACCATTGTCCGCTTAAATTTGATCCGATCGCCAAATTAAGCATTCCTGGCGGTGTTGCGCCGAAGATGCAATATGTCGATATGCTGGAGACCGGGTTTCGCCATACCTATAAGGTGGTTTTGATCGGTGCCGATGAAGAGCGGGGAGAGGATTCCAATCTTTTTGCTGTTCAACCCTGATCCGTTTTTTTGGCGTCCGTCACGAATTGATGATACGAATGACCGGCATTTAACTGAAAGGAAATGAATGAAATCGATTCCGTTTTATAAAATGAGCGGTGCCGGTAACGATTTTATTGTCATTGACAACCGATCTGCAGTGCTGCCAGTGATGCCATTAAATGAATTTGCGTTTTTGGTCTGCCGTCGAAAACTATCGGTCGGCGCGGACGGGTTGATTTTGGTGGAAAATTCGAAAGCTGCTGATTTTAAATGGCGTTTTTTCAACTCCGACGGCAGTGCCGCGGAAATGTGCGGAAACGGGGCGCGGTGTGCGGCAAGGTTTGCCTGTTTAAACGCTATCACCGGCCCGCAGATGACATTTCAAACCCTTGCCGGGTTGGTGTCCGCCACGGTCACCGGAGATCGCGTCCGGGTGAAAATGCCGGACCCGTCCGGTTTGGTGCTCTACGATACCGTGACTATTTTGGAGGATTCCTTGCCCATCAGCCGCGTCAATACGGGGGTGCCGCATGTGGTCGTGATGATTTCCAGATTGCAGGAGATGGATGTGGTGGGGCTCGGCCGGCAAATTCGATTTCATCCTGGATTCGGGTCTGCCGGCACCAATGTGAATTTTGTCGAGCCTCAGGTTGACGGCTCAATCGCCATTCGGACCTATGAGCGTGGGGTGGAGGATGAAACCCTGGCGTGTGGGACGGGCGCTATTGCCGCCGCGCTTGTGGTGTCCCTCAAGCTCGGAAAACAATCACCCGTGAAAGTGATAACGCGTTCCGGCGTTCAGCTGGATATTCATTTTCGGGAAGCTGGCGGCATGTTTTCCGAAGTGCATCTGGAAGGCGATGCGCGAATCATTTATACGGGGCAAATGGAAGCGGATGCCTGGGATTCGTAGGCTCTACGGGGTATTCCCCTGTTGTCCCGCCAGGTGCCTGTTACCGCTTGTCGATAGGTAACAACCCGTAATGAAAGAAGATTTAGGTGGAACCGCATAACGTATTTATATCCATCGGCTCTAATATCGGTGATAGAAAAG
This window contains:
- the dapF gene encoding diaminopimelate epimerase, yielding MKSIPFYKMSGAGNDFIVIDNRSAVLPVMPLNEFAFLVCRRKLSVGADGLILVENSKAADFKWRFFNSDGSAAEMCGNGARCAARFACLNAITGPQMTFQTLAGLVSATVTGDRVRVKMPDPSGLVLYDTVTILEDSLPISRVNTGVPHVVVMISRLQEMDVVGLGRQIRFHPGFGSAGTNVNFVEPQVDGSIAIRTYERGVEDETLACGTGAIAAALVVSLKLGKQSPVKVITRSGVQLDIHFREAGGMFSEVHLEGDARIIYTGQMEADAWDS
- a CDS encoding cytochrome b5 domain-containing protein; protein product: MKTFHPEALATCDGQNGQPVYIAHKGRVFDVTHSKLWKNGLHMKRHHAGRDLTADILAAPHGEEMLARYPQIGIIGPTSTDEDVKIPALLSRLLRKFPFLRRHPHPMTVHFPIVFMTAAPVFTILYLITGVASFETTAFHCLGAGILFTIVAISTGLYTWWLNYLSKPTRPVMIKKRLSSVMLVVAFIAFFMRITHPTVLCEFNGLRSVLYLLLLLALLPMVTIIGWFGAQLTFPLEKE
- the hslU gene encoding ATP-dependent protease ATPase subunit HslU gives rise to the protein MSHLKPAEIVRELDKYIIGQDKAKRSVAIALRNRWRRQQVPPELRDEIAPKNIILIGPTGVGKTEIARRLSRLTDSPFIKVEASKFTEVGYVGRDVESMIRDMLEVTLNMLKVREQESVREKAQQMAEERLLDLLLPKAPSPPASEYGSDVLMFPDSVAPEVETTGASTREKLRAMLRAGKLDERYVDLDVPDRSMPVVEIFSNVGMEEMGINFKDMFGSLMPKNTKRRKVKVKEAMSLLVQEEIQGLIDMEKVVKLAIEKVEQSGIVFLDEIDKIVSKGGGGHGPEVSREGVQRDLLPLVEGSTVSTKYGPVKTDHILFIASGAFHVCKPSDLIPELQGRFPIRVELKSLGAAEFVRILKEPKNALLIQYPELLKTEGVRVRFEDAAVNDIAQIAEEVNAKTENIGARRLHTIMECLLEDILFDAPDTPNTDILITAAFVAEKLKGIKDNEDLSRYIL
- a CDS encoding acetylornithine transaminase encodes the protein MSKDIIKQADTVIANTYQRIPIVIARGEGCTLWDTEGRQYLDFVAGIAVCNLGHANPKIAAAVAEQAKTLLHVSNLYYTMPQVVLASLLTENSFADRVFFCNSGAEANEAAIKLARKYAYEKGQSDRFHIIAMTRSFHGRTMATLSATGQDKIKKGFSPVLEGFDFVPFNDIEVLRGKISENTCAVLLEPIQGEGGVRCPSPGYLRAVRELCDETGTLLIFDEIQTGMGRTGTLFAYEQFGVTPDIMTLAKALANGFPMGAMLARESVAQAFGPGAHASTFGGTPVVAAAAVEVVKAMTDKSFMAECMATGEYFKAQLLALKAKHPIVADVRGRGLLLGMELKTEGAPFVKACMERGFLINCVQEKTLRFIPPLIVSKAQVDALIHCLDELFGASNE
- a CDS encoding UbiA family prenyltransferase, which encodes MNLSSTRPERADFSRLKLFLALSRTSHGVLDMATPAFAALLWLGAFPPWHIMVLGLITTFAGYTAVYALNDVVDYRIDREKIRQTGLPGHGGDLDALWVRHPMAQGLLSFRDGVVWAAGWSVVALIGAALLNPVCVIIFVLGCLLEALYCLLLKISHSRVIISGGVKTSGAVAAVFAVDPSPGLEYLVCLILVLFFWEIGGQNIPNDLTDIEEDRAVNAKTVPVRFGSNISLKIILAALSCAVIMTPVLFLFSNAPFEFSYLVAAVITAGYFLIFPAVRLGQSKRMVDAMALFNKASYFPSAMLCIVLIKLMI
- the argB gene encoding acetylglutamate kinase encodes the protein MTQSVADILIEALPHIRRLSGKTVVIKYGGHAMVDEQLKIDFAKDVAMLKYVGANPVVVHGGGPQISQVMERMGIEPKFVRGMRMTDRETMDVVEMVLGGLVNHAIVSRVNQEGGQAVGLSGKDAGLIQAKKLRMVHRESADTPPEIIDPGHVGEVVSINSRLIETLAGEGFIPIIAPVGTGEHGESYNINADAVASHVAMALSAMKLIFLTDVDGVLDGERKLLSTIPLGDVSRLIENGTISGGMIPKIEYARDAVVNGVGKVHIINGTKRHAVLLELLTEKGIGTEVIP
- the hslV gene encoding ATP-dependent protease subunit HslV, with translation MVMDFHGTTILAVRHKGKMVVAGDGQVTLQNNIIKHNARKVRRLYNDKIIVGFAGATADALNLFDKFEAKLEQYNGNLTRSAVELAREWRMDRYLRKLEAMMIAADNQTMFLISGSGDIIEPDEAVIAIGSGGVAAQAAATALVRHADLEAVPIVREAMKIAASLCIYTNETLTIEALE